One part of the Musa acuminata AAA Group cultivar baxijiao chromosome BXJ1-5, Cavendish_Baxijiao_AAA, whole genome shotgun sequence genome encodes these proteins:
- the LOC135673728 gene encoding uncharacterized protein At2g38710-like yields MVSANQEMVVYCFDTLIAHYNSEQAPPPGFEEGQHPLFVTWKKAVNGAEPRLRGCIGTLEARCIVNGFRDYALTSALRDRRFPPIQAKELPSLECTVSILTDYEPALNYLDWEIGKHGLIIEFTDPDYNTRRSATYLPEVAAHEGWTKTEAIDSLMRKAGFNGVISESLRNRLRATRYQSTLYTMHYRDYASYVKMTRGIGPLVNGAKPVH; encoded by the exons ATGGTGTCTGCCAATCAGGAAATGGTGGTGTATTGCTTCGACACCCTCATCGCCCACTACAACAGCGAGCAGGCGCCGCCACCGGGTTTCGAGGAAGGCCAGCA CCCACTGTTTGTTACATGGAAGAAAGCAGTCAATGGAGCAGAACCTCGTCTGCGTGGGTGTATTGGAACTTTGGAAGCCCGTTGCATAGTCAACGGCTTTAGAGATTATGCATTAACAAG CGCTCTGAGGGACCGCCGATTTCCTCCAATACAGGCTAAAGAATTGCCTTCTTTGGAATGTACAGTATCTATTCTAACTGACTATGAACCTGCTCTTAATTACCTTGATTGGGAG ATTGGAAAGCATGGCTTGATCATCGAATTTACTGACCCTGATTACAACACAAGGCGTAGTGCGACATACTTGCCTGAGGTTGCTGCCCATGAAG GTTGGACTAAGACGGAAGCCATCGATTCACTCATGAGGAAAGCAGGTTTCAACGGTGTTATAAGTGAGTCACTTCGCAACCGACTTCGCGCTACCCGCTACCAGTCCACCCTTTACACCATGCACTACAGAGACTATGCCTCTTATGTCAAGATGACCAGGGGTATTGGCCCTTTAGTTAATGGGGCCAAACCCGTCCATTGA
- the LOC135673726 gene encoding AT-hook motif nuclear-localized protein 23-like: protein MAGLDLSTASRYVHHHLPHHHNANSNDEESNNNNNYSNKRTSGTGGHDQFGGAAEHDAPSVPKQGGGPGDMAARRPRGRPAGSKNKPKPPVIITRESANTLQAHILEVGAGCDVFDCIAAYACRRQRGVSVFSGSGTVTNVTLRQPSASGGVITLQGRFEILSLSGSFLPPPAPPGATSLAIFLAGGQGQVVGGNVVGELYAAGPVIVIAASFTNVAYERLPLEEEEPLQMQAPAPQGSGGDGGSGGSGGGSGNPFRDPHSCLPFLNLPLLNMANCQLPMDGHGWAGGATGRSPF from the coding sequence ATGGCTGGATTGGATCTGAGCACCGCTTCCAGATACGTCCATCACCACCTCCCTCACCACCACAACGCCAACTCCAACGACGAGgagagcaacaacaacaacaactacaGCAACAAGAGAACGAGCGGTACGGGCGGGCATGACCAATTCGGCGGAGCCGCAGAGCATGACGCCCCGTCGGTGCCGAAGCAGGGCGGCGGGCCAGGAGACATGGCGGCCCGGCGTCCCCGGGGCCGCCCGGCGGGCTCCAAGAACAAGCCCAAGCCCCCCGTGATCATCACCCGGGAGAGTGCCAACACCCTGCAGGCGCACATCCTCGAGGTCGGCGCTGGGTGCGACGTCTTCGACTGCATCGCCGCCTACGCCTGCCGCAGGCAGCGCGGGGTCAGCGTCTTCAGCGGCAGTGGCACTGTCACCAACGTCACCCTCCGCCAGCCCTCCGCGTCCGGCGGCGTCATCACCCTCCAAGGCCGCTTCGAGATCTTGTCGCTGTCGGGGTCCTTCCTCCCGCCCCCGGCTCCACCCGGAGCGACCAGCCTCGCCATCTTCCTCGCCGGGGGCCAGGGGCAGGTGGTGGGCGGGAACGTCGTGGGCGAGCTGTACGCGGCCGGGCCGGTGATCGTGATAGCCGCGTCGTTCACCAACGTCGCATATGAGCGGCTCCCGCTAGAGGAGGAAGAACCGCTACAGATGCAAGCCCCAGCCCCGCAAGGATCAGGAGGAGACGGGGGGAGCGGAGGAAGCGGCGGGGGCAGCGGCAACCCCTTCCGGGACCCTCACTCGTGCTTGCCCTTTCTCAATCTGCCGCTGCTCAACATGGCGAATTGCCAGTTGCCGATGGATGGGCACGGCTGGGCGGGCGGCGCAACTGGGCGGTCGCCTTTCTGA
- the LOC103984895 gene encoding uric acid degradation bifunctional protein TTL isoform X1 — protein sequence MTALSCMEEDVLRCCGSKRFAKEMVSASPFTDLDHALRSARDIWLNKVDVVGWLEAFAAHPAIGTTSPSVSQWCKEEQSAAMATANDSALQELMEWNSRYREKFGFVFLICASGRGTPEILSELKKRYLNRPIVELEIAAQEEMKITELRLARLFNSDAGSNIPVTTRLPVSSPTKPEDRLGIIGAHIMAIPKVPSSKTTEISGNSHRTRPPITTHVLDVARGSPASGMEVHLEMWKGTQQHPSFTNRESTDWMLIGSSTTNTDGRSGPLMGIVDHITPGFYRISFDTGKYAPSGFFPYVSLVFQVRENQIAEHFHVPLLHSPFSFTTYRGS from the exons ATGACGGCTCTTTCGTGCATGGAGGAGGACGTGCTGCGCTGCTGCGGCAGCAAAAGGTTCGCCAAGGAGATGGTCTCGGCCTCCCCCTTCACCGACCTCGACCACGCCCTCCGATCCGCCCGCGACATCTGGCTCAACAAG GTCGACGTCGTCGGATGGCTCGAGGCTTTCGCGGCTCACCCGGCGATCGGAACCACCTCTCCTTCGGTCTCCCA GTGGTGTAAGGAAGAGCAATCCGCAGCGATGGCTACTGCTAACGATTCCGCCTTGCAG GAATTGATGGAATGGAATTCTCGGTACAGGGAGAAGTTTGGGTTCGTGTTCCTCATATGCGCATCTGGGAGGGGCACGCCGGAGATCCTTTCTGAATTAAAG AAACGCTACCTGAATAGGCCCATTGTCGAACTTGAAATAGCAGCACAAGAGGAGATGAAGATAACTGAATTGCGTCTTGCTAGGCTTTTTAATTCTGATGCTGGATCAAACATTCCAGTCACAACTCGTCTTCCTGTTAGTTCACCAACTAAACCAGAAG ATCGTTTAGGAATCATTGGAGCACATATTATGGCTATTCCTAAGGTACCTTCCAGTAAAACCACTGAAATTTCAGGTAATAGCCACCGCACTCGTCCTCCCATCACAACCCATGTCCTGGATGTTGCCCGTGGCTCTCCAGCTTCCGGCATGGAGGTTCACCTTGAAATGTGGAAAGGAACTCAGCAGCACCCATCATTTACAAACAGAGAATCCACCGACTGGATGTTGATAGGCTCTTCGACAACAAATACCGATGGACGCAGCGGCCCTCTGATGGGCATCGTTGACCATATAACTCCTGGCTTTTACCGGATAAGTTTCGACACCGGTAAATATGCACCCTCTGGCTTCTTTCCTTATGTCAGCTTGGTGTTTCAGGTCAGAGAAAACCAGATAGCAGAACACTTTCATGTTCCTCTGCTGCATTCACCCTTTTCATTCACCACATACAGGGGGAGCTAG
- the LOC135673727 gene encoding mitochondrial carnitine/acylcarnitine carrier-like protein — protein sequence MADVAKDLAAGTVGGAAQLIVGHPFDTIKVKLQSQPAPLPGQPPKYSGAMDAVRQTMAAEGPRGLYKGMGAPLATVAALNAVLFTVRGQMEALLRSEPGAPLTVNQQVVCGAGAGVAVSFLASPTELIKCRLQAQSALADSASSSAAAKYGGPIDVAKHVVREAGFRGLYKGLVPTLAREAPGNAAMFGVYEALKQYFAGGQDTSGLGRGPLIVAGGLAGASFWLFVYPTDVVKSVIQVDGFKNPKYSGSLDAFRRILAAEGMKGLYRGFGPAMARSVPANAACFLAYEVTRSRLS from the exons ATGGCAGATGTCGCCAAGGACCTGGCGGCCGGAACTGTTGGTGGGGCTGCGCAGCTGATTGTGGGCCATCCATTTGACACCATTAAGGTCAAGCTTCAAAGCCAACCAGCACCACTACCTGGCCAACCCCCCAAATATTCTGGCGCTATGGATGCAGTGAGGCAAACAATGGCCGCTGAAGGCCCAAGGGGCTTGTATAAAGGTATGGGTGCTCCACTGGCAACTGTTGCAGCATTGAATGCTGTTCTGTTTACTGTGAGGGGACAAATGGAGGCATTATTGAGGTCAGAACCTGGCGCTCCACTTACGGTGAATCAGCAAGTTGTATGTGGTGCTGGTGCTGGAGTTGCAGTTTCCTTCCTAGCATCTCCAACAGAATTGATCAAGTGCAG GCTGCAAGCTCAGAGCGCCCTAGCAGACTCAGCTTCTTCATCTGCTGCAGCGAAGTATGGAGGACCTATCGATGTGGCAAAGCATGTTGTTCGAGAAGCTGGTTTTAGAGGCCTATACAAAGGCTTGGTTCCAACCCTGGCACGTGAAGCTCCTGGTAATGCTGCCATGTTTGGTGTATATGAAGCCCTCAAGCAGTATTTTGCCGGGGGTCAAGACACTTCAGGGCTGGGAAGGGGGCCATTGATCGTAGCTGGAGGCCTGGCCGGAGCATCTTTCTGGCTATTTGTCTACCCAACCGACGTCGTGAAGAGCGTGATTCAGGTTGATGGCTTCAAGAACCCAAAGTACTCTGGTTCCCTCGATGCCTTCAGGAGAATACTGGCTGCAGAGGGAATGAAGGGCCTGTACAGAGGTTTCGGACCAGCCATGGCACGCAGTGTCCCAGCTAATGCAGCTTGTTTCTTGGCATATGAAGTGACCAGATCAAGACTTAGCTGA
- the LOC103984895 gene encoding uric acid degradation bifunctional protein TTL isoform X2, with amino-acid sequence MTALSCMEEDVLRCCGSKRFAKEMVSASPFTDLDHALRSARDIWLNKVDVVGWLEAFAAHPAIGTTSPSVSQWCKEEQSAAMATANDSALQELMEWNSRYREKFGFVFLICASGRGTPEILSELKKRYLNRPIVELEIAAQEEMKITELRLARLFNSDAGSNIPVTTRLPVSSPTKPEGNSHRTRPPITTHVLDVARGSPASGMEVHLEMWKGTQQHPSFTNRESTDWMLIGSSTTNTDGRSGPLMGIVDHITPGFYRISFDTGKYAPSGFFPYVSLVFQVRENQIAEHFHVPLLHSPFSFTTYRGS; translated from the exons ATGACGGCTCTTTCGTGCATGGAGGAGGACGTGCTGCGCTGCTGCGGCAGCAAAAGGTTCGCCAAGGAGATGGTCTCGGCCTCCCCCTTCACCGACCTCGACCACGCCCTCCGATCCGCCCGCGACATCTGGCTCAACAAG GTCGACGTCGTCGGATGGCTCGAGGCTTTCGCGGCTCACCCGGCGATCGGAACCACCTCTCCTTCGGTCTCCCA GTGGTGTAAGGAAGAGCAATCCGCAGCGATGGCTACTGCTAACGATTCCGCCTTGCAG GAATTGATGGAATGGAATTCTCGGTACAGGGAGAAGTTTGGGTTCGTGTTCCTCATATGCGCATCTGGGAGGGGCACGCCGGAGATCCTTTCTGAATTAAAG AAACGCTACCTGAATAGGCCCATTGTCGAACTTGAAATAGCAGCACAAGAGGAGATGAAGATAACTGAATTGCGTCTTGCTAGGCTTTTTAATTCTGATGCTGGATCAAACATTCCAGTCACAACTCGTCTTCCTGTTAGTTCACCAACTAAACCAGAAG GTAATAGCCACCGCACTCGTCCTCCCATCACAACCCATGTCCTGGATGTTGCCCGTGGCTCTCCAGCTTCCGGCATGGAGGTTCACCTTGAAATGTGGAAAGGAACTCAGCAGCACCCATCATTTACAAACAGAGAATCCACCGACTGGATGTTGATAGGCTCTTCGACAACAAATACCGATGGACGCAGCGGCCCTCTGATGGGCATCGTTGACCATATAACTCCTGGCTTTTACCGGATAAGTTTCGACACCGGTAAATATGCACCCTCTGGCTTCTTTCCTTATGTCAGCTTGGTGTTTCAGGTCAGAGAAAACCAGATAGCAGAACACTTTCATGTTCCTCTGCTGCATTCACCCTTTTCATTCACCACATACAGGGGGAGCTAG
- the LOC103984898 gene encoding abscisic acid receptor PYR1-like, with protein MEGGEDKPVRSPAAAMEEEVPAGLTAEEYAEIRPRIESHHRYRVGQGQCSSLLAQRVRAPAATVWSVIRRFDQPQAYKHFIRSCVVKGGGEIRPGCLRDLCVVSGLPASTSTERLDLLDEDLRVTGFSIVGGEHRLRNYRSVTTVDDLRGCGEEIWAVVLESYAVDVPDGNTEDDTRFFADTVVRLNLQKLATVAEAMAAAEPSPSQPPAEKGN; from the coding sequence ATGGAGGGCGGCGAAGACAAGCCAGTCCGATCTCCTGCCGCAGCGATGGAGGAGGAGGTTCCGGCGGGTCTTACGGCGGAGGAGTACGCGGAAATCCGGCCAAGGATCGAGTCCCACCACAGGTACCGCGTCGGGCAGGGGCAGTGCTCCTCCCTCCTCGCCCAGCGGGTCCGGGCACCCGCCGCCACCGTGTGGTCGGTGATCCGGCGGTTCGACCAGCCGCAGGCGTACAAGCACTTCATCCGGAGCTGCGTCGTCAAGGGCGGTGGCGAGATCCGGCCTGGGTGTCTCCGCGACTTATGCGTCGTCTCCGGCCTCCCGGCGAGCACCAGCACCGAGCGGCTGGACCTCCTCGACGAGGACCTGCGGGTGACCGGGTTCTCCATCGTCGGCGGCGAGCACCGCCTCCGTAACTACCGTTCCGTCACGACCGTCGACGATCTCCGAGGTTGCGGCGAAGAGATCTGGGCGGTGGTGCTGGAGTCGTACGCGGTGGACGTGCCGGATGGCAACACGGAGGACGACACCAGGTTCTTCGCCGACACCGTCGTCCGCCTCAACCTCCAGAAGCTCGCGACCGTGGCGGAGGCAATGGCAGCGGCCGAGCCGTCGCCGTCGCAGCCGCCCGCGGAGAAGGGGAACTAA
- the LOC135673729 gene encoding protein RGF1 INDUCIBLE TRANSCRIPTION FACTOR 1-like: MIKVAVNQESPFRELNIKNRRIMGGGGTAEEKGRWPRWLRPLLSTSFFVHCEHHADSHKSECNMFCLDCTNGALCSLCLSHHRGHRAIQIRRSSYHDVIRVSEIQKVLDITGVQTYIINSARVVFLNKRPQPRPGKGVTNTCEVCNRSLLDSFRFCSLGCKITGTSSDCRKKKKTKNKKKSTVESDSEESYLRSSSPGNERRNVTHSFTPSTPPPTAASFRTAKRRKGVPHRAPFGTLLLGF; encoded by the exons ATGATCAAGGTGGCGGTCAATCAAGAATCACCATTCAGAGAGCTAAATATCAAGAACAGGCGAATCATG GGCGGAGGAGGGACGGCGGAGGAGAAGGGTAGGTGGCCGCGGTGGCTGCGACCGCTTCTGTCGACGAGCTTCTTCGTCCATTGCGAGCACCACGCTGACTCTCACAAGAGCGAGTGCAATATGTTCTGCCTTGACTGCACGAACGGCGCTCTCTGCTCCCTCTGCCTCTCCCACCACCGCGGCCACCGCGCAATCCAG ATACGGAGGTCTTCCTACCACGACGTGATCAGAGTTTCCGAGATCCAGAAGGTACTGGACATCACCGGCGTGCAGACGTACATCATCAACAGTGCCCGTGTCGTCTTCCTCAACAAGCGCCCACAGCCGAGGCCCGGCAAGGGCGTCACCAACACCTGCGAAGTCTGCAATCGGAGCCTCCTCGACTCCTTCCGCTTCTGCTCCCTCGGCTGCAAG ATCACCGGTACTTCCTCCGACTGCCGCAAGAAGAAAAAgacgaagaacaagaagaagtcaACGGTCGAATCAGACTCGGAGGAGTCTTACTTGAGAAGCAGCAGCCCCGGTAACGAGAGGAGAAACGTGACACACAGCTTCACACCATCGACGCCGCCGCCGACCGCCGCCAGCTTCCGCACCGCTAAGAGAAGGAAAGGCGTCCCCCACAGAGCCCCCTTCGGAACCCTCCTACTGGGGTTCTAA